From the Senegalimassilia faecalis genome, one window contains:
- a CDS encoding LysR family transcriptional regulator substrate-binding protein yields MADLPATEQALRTNACDIAVLPYRPDDQGLRVRHLMDEQLFVCVKRDHALAGRTSVTLDNLNGFNFLLGSDLGFWSDLCRNRLTASKLLVQSDDFALAEVIRQSSLPCFTTDVAVRMRYRNIGNSRVSIPIEDPEVNVSFYLVAHDSPKIAKLFG; encoded by the coding sequence GTGGCCGACCTGCCGGCAACCGAACAGGCGCTGCGCACCAACGCGTGCGATATCGCGGTGCTGCCGTACCGGCCCGATGACCAGGGATTGCGCGTGCGACACCTTATGGACGAGCAGCTGTTCGTGTGCGTGAAACGCGACCACGCGCTGGCGGGACGCACATCGGTAACGCTTGACAACTTGAACGGGTTCAACTTCTTGCTTGGTTCTGACCTGGGGTTTTGGAGCGACTTATGCCGCAACAGGCTCACAGCTTCGAAGCTCTTGGTACAAAGCGACGACTTCGCGCTTGCCGAGGTCATCCGACAGTCGTCGCTGCCGTGCTTCACAACCGACGTGGCCGTCCGCATGCGCTATCGCAACATCGGAAACAGCCGCGTGAGCATCCCTATCGAAGACCCCGAGGTCAACGTGTCGTTTTACCTGGTAGCACACGATTCGCCAAAGATCGCGAAGCTGTTTGGGTAG
- a CDS encoding metallophosphoesterase family protein, producing the protein METLVVGDLHLKQPFVLPRIDMLLAERPAIGRVVFLGDACDDWGAQPFQAREALEQYADWAERRRTEGMRVDVLLGNHDFCYIRGRRGPGTIASLMRDIRPLLEDRLHAQLACAIGSHLCTHAGVTRAWAKRYLCDLGEQNAGAIAERLNAMLADPGCWSALDSCPPSRGGWELPGPLWADLRDLADDPLPGISQLVGHTPVETATAPWVWAADSPQAHVWACDTMSLTSAGTPIGDGSLLLVNENDQVSPLTFPGNTQGFHTCVNEYLANNR; encoded by the coding sequence ATGGAAACGCTTGTTGTTGGAGATTTGCACTTGAAACAGCCGTTTGTGTTGCCGCGCATCGACATGCTGCTGGCCGAACGGCCCGCAATCGGCCGCGTGGTGTTTTTGGGCGATGCGTGCGACGATTGGGGCGCGCAGCCGTTTCAGGCGCGCGAGGCGCTCGAGCAGTACGCGGACTGGGCGGAGCGCCGCCGCACCGAAGGCATGCGCGTGGACGTACTGCTGGGCAACCACGATTTCTGCTACATTCGCGGGCGGCGCGGACCGGGCACCATCGCCTCGCTTATGCGCGACATCCGCCCGCTGCTTGAAGACAGACTGCACGCGCAGCTTGCCTGCGCCATTGGGTCGCACCTGTGCACGCACGCCGGCGTCACCCGCGCATGGGCGAAGCGCTACCTGTGTGACCTGGGCGAACAGAACGCGGGCGCCATTGCCGAGCGCCTTAACGCCATGCTGGCCGATCCAGGCTGCTGGAGCGCGCTCGACAGCTGCCCGCCCTCGCGCGGCGGATGGGAACTGCCCGGTCCGCTGTGGGCCGATCTGCGCGACCTTGCCGACGACCCGCTGCCCGGCATCAGCCAACTGGTCGGGCACACGCCCGTCGAAACCGCCACGGCCCCGTGGGTTTGGGCGGCAGACAGCCCGCAGGCCCACGTTTGGGCATGCGACACCATGTCACTCACCAGCGCCGGCACGCCCATAGGCGATGGCTCCCTGCTGCTTGTCAACGAAAACGACCAGGTCAGCCCCCTCACATTCCCCGGCAACACGCAAGGCTTCCACACCTGCGTCAACGAATACCTCGCCAACAACCGATAA
- a CDS encoding EamA family transporter: MSWIAAAFASAFFAGITSILAKCGIKTTDSDVVTALRTCVVLAFAWIMAALAGPLSAIGSVSGKSWLFLALSGLATGASWLCSYYAIAAAQVSVVVQIDKLSILISVLFAFLVFHEKLTPRGLAGLALIAAGTAAMAWWM, translated from the coding sequence ATGTCTTGGATTGCGGCAGCATTCGCTTCGGCATTTTTCGCCGGCATCACATCGATTCTTGCCAAGTGCGGCATCAAAACCACCGACTCCGACGTGGTCACGGCGCTGCGCACGTGCGTGGTGCTGGCGTTCGCGTGGATCATGGCGGCACTGGCTGGGCCGCTTTCCGCCATCGGCAGCGTAAGCGGGAAATCGTGGCTTTTCCTGGCGCTATCGGGCCTGGCCACTGGCGCGTCATGGCTGTGCTCCTACTACGCCATCGCCGCAGCTCAGGTAAGCGTTGTGGTGCAAATTGACAAGCTGTCCATCTTGATTTCCGTCCTGTTCGCCTTCCTGGTGTTCCACGAGAAGCTCACGCCGCGCGGCCTGGCCGGCCTTGCGCTCATCGCAGCCGGCACCGCCGCCATGGCCTGGTGGATGTAA
- a CDS encoding GntR family transcriptional regulator, with product MDIILSNTSDLPIYEQISQQIKGQILSGELACGEKLPSIRALANGLRVSVITTKRAYSDLEALGFIETVQGKGSFVAAGNRELLREEGLRHVEELLAKAADEAARLGVSRDELHSMLDLMADESHN from the coding sequence GTGGACATCATCCTATCGAACACCAGCGACTTGCCCATCTACGAGCAGATATCGCAGCAAATCAAGGGGCAGATTCTCTCGGGCGAACTGGCCTGCGGCGAAAAACTGCCTTCCATCAGGGCGCTTGCAAACGGGCTACGCGTCAGCGTCATCACGACGAAGCGCGCGTATTCCGACCTAGAAGCGCTCGGGTTCATCGAAACCGTGCAGGGCAAAGGCAGCTTCGTGGCGGCGGGCAACCGCGAGCTTTTGCGCGAAGAGGGCCTGCGCCACGTGGAGGAACTGCTGGCGAAAGCGGCCGACGAGGCCGCGCGCCTGGGCGTTTCCCGCGACGAGCTGCACAGCATGCTCGACCTTATGGCCGACGAGTCGCACAACTAG
- a CDS encoding ABC transporter ATP-binding protein — protein sequence METLFEVRGASRRLSDDFALADVSIALQPGEIVGFVGANGAGKTTVIRAILGLLHLDSGHVRLFGQPFGATAPAEAQRRLRGRIGVVFDTCPFPAELKVKQAIACVAPAFACWDAQRLASLLDEFDIPPKAKVRDLSRGMGMKLQLAVALSHGADLLILDEATAGLDPIARDGVLDRLREFASDGQRGVLLSSHITSDLERVADRVVGIDAGRIAFNLPREQITDDAGVAHCTAEQACEVMRVLAEVGQAGAELDAAEGETSENAQVGGMSSLSVSGSGEHASKQVDATAASPNDHRASQPADPFATFGISTPRAIRRAYCTDVLVSNRFAFAQAFPEIACDRATIEDYLQFALNGECQLH from the coding sequence ATGGAAACCCTTTTCGAAGTTCGCGGCGCGAGCAGGCGTCTCAGCGACGATTTTGCGCTTGCCGATGTGAGCATAGCCTTACAACCTGGGGAAATCGTTGGTTTTGTTGGCGCAAACGGCGCGGGCAAAACCACGGTGATTCGTGCAATCTTGGGGCTTTTGCACCTTGATAGCGGCCACGTGCGCCTGTTCGGCCAGCCTTTCGGGGCCACTGCGCCCGCCGAGGCGCAGCGGCGGTTGCGCGGCCGCATCGGCGTCGTGTTCGACACGTGCCCCTTCCCCGCCGAGCTGAAGGTGAAGCAGGCGATTGCGTGCGTAGCGCCCGCGTTTGCGTGCTGGGACGCGCAGCGTTTAGCCAGCTTGCTTGACGAGTTCGACATCCCGCCGAAAGCGAAAGTGCGCGACCTGTCGCGCGGCATGGGCATGAAGCTGCAGCTAGCCGTAGCGCTTTCGCACGGCGCTGACCTGCTGATACTCGACGAGGCAACCGCCGGTTTGGACCCGATTGCGCGCGATGGCGTGCTCGACCGGCTGCGCGAATTCGCCAGCGACGGGCAACGCGGCGTGCTGCTTTCCAGTCACATCACCAGCGATCTTGAGCGCGTAGCCGACCGCGTCGTGGGCATCGACGCCGGGCGCATCGCGTTCAACCTGCCGCGCGAGCAGATTACCGACGATGCCGGCGTGGCACACTGCACCGCCGAGCAAGCGTGCGAAGTCATGCGCGTACTGGCCGAAGTTGGACAGGCCGGGGCCGAGCTGGATGCTGCAGAAGGCGAAACGTCGGAGAATGCCCAGGTCGGCGGCATGTCCAGCCTGTCAGTCAGCGGCTCGGGCGAACACGCCAGCAAACAAGTAGACGCAACAGCCGCAAGCCCGAACGACCATCGCGCCAGCCAACCCGCCGACCCCTTCGCCACCTTCGGCATTTCCACGCCGCGCGCCATCCGCCGCGCGTACTGCACCGACGTGCTGGTGTCGAACCGGTTCGCCTTCGCGCAAGCGTTTCCCGAAATCGCCTGCGATCGCGCCACCATCGAGGACTACCTGCAGTTCGCTCTCAACGGTGAATGCCAGCTGCATTAG
- a CDS encoding ABC-2 transporter permease, which produces MKAILQTEFAYVWSTLLATLGAFVIVYAFLCWSLQTPAMMSILCAMEPLLIMFTFMNADMANGWGRYRAALPFSRRDIVVGRYAAILLFAAATIAAAFVLGMAGNVIGPAAIAEFEPMPAFELAATCICSTAVVLVLVACMQPFLVKFGNAKGVRYATLAFLLVIGLGIAALSQVLDAPMMYEVADWIEANAGLMVAGIAAIGALALAASCAISLRIYKRKDL; this is translated from the coding sequence ATGAAAGCCATTTTGCAAACGGAATTCGCCTATGTGTGGTCTACGCTTTTGGCCACGTTGGGGGCATTCGTGATCGTCTACGCGTTCCTTTGCTGGTCGCTGCAAACGCCCGCGATGATGTCGATACTGTGCGCAATGGAACCGCTGCTGATCATGTTCACGTTCATGAATGCCGACATGGCCAACGGCTGGGGGCGCTACCGCGCTGCGCTGCCGTTTTCGCGGCGCGACATCGTAGTCGGCCGATACGCGGCAATCCTGCTGTTCGCAGCTGCGACCATCGCGGCGGCGTTCGTGCTGGGCATGGCCGGCAACGTCATCGGCCCAGCCGCAATCGCCGAGTTCGAGCCAATGCCCGCATTCGAGCTTGCAGCCACGTGCATTTGTTCGACCGCCGTGGTGCTGGTACTTGTTGCCTGTATGCAACCGTTTCTGGTGAAGTTCGGCAACGCGAAGGGCGTGCGCTATGCCACGCTGGCGTTTCTGCTGGTCATCGGGCTGGGAATTGCGGCGCTGTCGCAAGTGCTCGATGCGCCCATGATGTACGAGGTGGCCGACTGGATCGAAGCGAACGCCGGGCTGATGGTGGCCGGCATCGCCGCCATCGGCGCGCTTGCCCTTGCCGCCAGCTGCGCTATCAGCCTGCGCATCTATAAGCGCAAGGACCTGTAA
- a CDS encoding carboxymuconolactone decarboxylase family protein — MVKQTAGHDALGQFAPEFAHLNDDVLFGEVRNRTDKLGLKERSIVTISALIGKGITDSSLKYHLMSAKNNGVAQVEMAEILTHIAFYAGWPNAWAAFNMAKEVYAEDDAAAADVAEQHGGFFGLGKPNDSFAQYFIGQSYLNPVTAPDAYLPIFNVTFEPGCRNNWHVHHADKGGGQVLVCVDGQGWYQEEGKPAQALNPGDVVEIPANVKHWHGAQAGSWFSHLAFEYPGENTSNEWCEPVTDEEYAAL, encoded by the coding sequence ATGGTTAAGCAGACCGCAGGCCACGACGCGCTGGGGCAATTCGCGCCCGAATTTGCGCACCTCAACGACGACGTGCTGTTCGGCGAGGTGCGGAATCGCACCGACAAGCTGGGGCTGAAAGAGCGCAGCATCGTTACCATCAGCGCGCTTATCGGCAAGGGCATCACGGATAGCTCGCTGAAGTATCACCTGATGAGCGCCAAAAACAATGGCGTGGCGCAAGTTGAGATGGCCGAGATCCTCACGCATATCGCGTTTTATGCCGGCTGGCCGAACGCGTGGGCGGCGTTCAACATGGCCAAGGAAGTGTACGCCGAGGACGACGCCGCGGCAGCCGACGTGGCCGAACAGCACGGCGGCTTTTTCGGCCTGGGCAAGCCCAACGACAGCTTCGCGCAATACTTCATCGGGCAGTCCTACCTCAACCCGGTGACGGCACCGGACGCGTACCTGCCCATCTTCAACGTCACGTTCGAGCCGGGCTGCCGCAACAACTGGCACGTCCATCACGCCGACAAGGGCGGCGGCCAAGTGCTGGTGTGCGTTGATGGCCAGGGCTGGTATCAGGAAGAGGGCAAGCCCGCGCAGGCGCTTAACCCCGGCGATGTGGTGGAGATCCCCGCGAACGTGAAGCACTGGCATGGCGCGCAGGCGGGCAGCTGGTTTAGCCACCTGGCGTTCGAATACCCGGGCGAAAATACGTCGAACGAGTGGTGCGAACCGGTCACCGACGAGGAATACGCAGCGCTGTAA
- a CDS encoding type IV secretory system conjugative DNA transfer family protein, with protein MASALCPREDHESDPFWPLAAANYLASYIAYVLEAIPEEDQTMTEVIRVFDRACDNQAGKLFEELESENPYSYAVRLHRRASSTCLAKRMHASIMGIIAANLLPIGFKGAMATYESSRRVNFCHLGRRRCALFVTIDDMDASLRPLTSLFVRQAFSTLCDKADRNIPDGRLTVPVRFMLDDFANLNLANFDNVLSVTRSREISCTVVCQTVSQLEARYGKPAANSIIGNCDHQLVLGFQDEETARYFSLRANKPAASLLATPARRWWLFERGCPAICDDAYQLQQHPRYAKLAASERALRSETFVDAWLESVVADDDGFEEMTQEDLEIFGDSWEA; from the coding sequence ATCGCCAGCGCGCTGTGCCCGCGCGAAGACCACGAGTCCGACCCGTTCTGGCCACTTGCCGCAGCGAACTATCTGGCAAGCTACATCGCCTATGTCCTTGAAGCGATTCCCGAAGAGGACCAAACGATGACCGAGGTCATCCGGGTGTTCGACCGCGCTTGCGACAACCAGGCCGGCAAGCTGTTCGAGGAGCTTGAGAGCGAAAACCCCTACAGCTACGCCGTACGGTTGCACCGCCGTGCGAGCTCGACGTGCCTGGCCAAGCGCATGCACGCAAGCATCATGGGCATCATCGCGGCGAACCTGCTGCCAATCGGCTTCAAAGGCGCCATGGCCACCTACGAGAGCTCGCGCCGCGTCAATTTCTGCCATCTGGGCCGCCGGCGCTGTGCGCTGTTCGTCACCATCGACGACATGGACGCCAGTTTGCGCCCGCTGACCAGCCTTTTCGTGCGCCAAGCGTTCTCGACCCTGTGCGACAAGGCCGACCGCAACATCCCCGATGGGCGCCTGACCGTGCCCGTGCGGTTCATGCTCGACGACTTCGCCAACCTCAACCTGGCGAACTTCGACAACGTCTTGTCCGTCACGCGCAGCCGCGAAATCAGCTGCACCGTGGTGTGCCAAACCGTCAGCCAGCTTGAGGCGCGCTACGGCAAGCCTGCGGCGAACTCGATCATCGGCAACTGCGACCACCAGCTTGTCCTGGGGTTTCAGGACGAGGAGACGGCGCGCTACTTCAGCCTGCGCGCGAACAAGCCCGCCGCCAGCCTGCTGGCAACGCCGGCGCGGCGCTGGTGGCTGTTCGAGCGCGGCTGCCCCGCCATCTGCGACGATGCCTATCAGCTTCAGCAGCACCCGCGCTACGCCAAGCTTGCGGCAAGCGAGCGAGCCCTCAGAAGCGAAACCTTCGTGGACGCATGGCTGGAAAGCGTGGTCGCCGACGACGATGGCTTCGAGGAGATGACGCAAGAAGACCTCGAAATCTTCGGCGACTCGTGGGAGGCATAG
- a CDS encoding peptide chain release factor 3, with translation MPTLAEHIASRRTFAIISHPDAGKTTLTEKLLLYSGSIQTAGSVKGKASSKHAVSDWMDIEKERGISVTSSVLQFEHDGCCVNILDTPGHQDFSEDTYRTLMAADAAVMVIDGAKGVEAQTKKLFKVCTLRHIPIFTFVNKMDRESRDPFELMEEIETVLGIGTYPMNWPIGNGRTFRGVFDRQTRNVIAFDGEGRGNSAKKVAEIEAELGDTALDELIGEENHRNLMDDIELLDGAADEFDLDAVLSGKLSPVFFGSALTNFGVEPFLKEFLHLAPAPRPYLDTLSGQEIDPQRKEFSGFVFKIQANMDKNHRDRIAFVRICSGKFERGMEAFHVQGGKKLKLATGTSLMADDRATVDEAFAGDIVGLFDPGIFSIGDTVCKGEHVQFPPIPTFSPEHFARITQVNTLKRKQFVKGMHELAQEGAVQIFREPGFGMESVIAGVVGVLQLDVLETRLKNEYGVEVRRQGMPYTDIRWIENDPDELDTSRLNITRDTKLVEDMRGGRLLLFTNSWNVKWATDHNPELKLAEVGNVNF, from the coding sequence ATGCCAACGCTGGCAGAACACATCGCGTCGCGACGCACGTTCGCGATCATCTCGCATCCCGACGCGGGCAAAACCACCCTCACCGAGAAGCTGCTGCTGTACTCAGGCAGCATCCAGACGGCCGGCTCGGTCAAGGGCAAGGCCTCGTCGAAACACGCCGTGTCCGACTGGATGGACATCGAGAAGGAACGCGGCATCTCCGTCACGTCGTCCGTGCTGCAGTTCGAGCACGACGGCTGCTGTGTTAACATCCTCGACACCCCCGGCCACCAGGACTTTTCCGAGGACACGTACCGCACGCTCATGGCCGCCGACGCCGCCGTCATGGTCATCGACGGCGCAAAGGGCGTCGAGGCCCAAACGAAGAAGCTGTTCAAGGTGTGCACGCTGCGCCACATCCCCATCTTCACGTTCGTGAACAAGATGGACCGCGAAAGCCGCGACCCGTTCGAGCTTATGGAAGAGATCGAGACGGTGCTCGGCATCGGCACGTACCCCATGAACTGGCCCATCGGCAACGGCCGCACGTTCCGCGGCGTATTCGACCGCCAAACGCGCAACGTCATCGCATTCGACGGCGAAGGCCGCGGCAACTCGGCGAAAAAGGTTGCCGAGATCGAGGCCGAACTGGGCGACACCGCGCTTGACGAGCTGATCGGCGAGGAAAACCACCGCAACCTGATGGACGACATCGAGCTGCTCGACGGCGCCGCCGACGAGTTCGACCTTGACGCCGTGTTGTCGGGCAAGCTGTCGCCGGTGTTCTTCGGCTCGGCGCTCACGAACTTCGGCGTGGAGCCGTTCCTGAAGGAGTTCCTGCACCTGGCCCCCGCGCCGCGCCCCTACCTTGACACCTTGAGCGGCCAGGAAATCGACCCGCAGCGCAAGGAATTCTCCGGCTTCGTGTTCAAAATCCAGGCGAACATGGACAAGAATCACCGCGACCGCATCGCGTTCGTGCGCATCTGCTCGGGCAAGTTCGAGCGCGGCATGGAGGCGTTCCACGTGCAGGGCGGCAAGAAGCTGAAGCTGGCCACGGGCACGTCGCTCATGGCCGACGACCGCGCCACCGTCGACGAGGCGTTCGCCGGCGACATCGTGGGCCTGTTCGATCCCGGCATCTTCAGCATCGGCGACACGGTGTGCAAGGGCGAACACGTGCAATTCCCGCCCATCCCCACGTTCTCGCCGGAGCATTTCGCGCGAATCACGCAGGTCAACACGCTGAAACGCAAGCAGTTCGTCAAGGGCATGCACGAGCTGGCGCAGGAAGGCGCCGTGCAGATCTTCCGCGAGCCGGGCTTCGGCATGGAAAGCGTCATCGCCGGCGTGGTGGGCGTACTGCAGCTTGACGTGCTGGAAACGCGCCTGAAAAACGAGTACGGCGTGGAAGTGCGCCGCCAAGGCATGCCGTACACCGACATCCGCTGGATCGAGAACGACCCCGACGAGTTGGACACGTCGCGCCTGAACATCACGCGCGACACGAAGCTGGTCGAGGACATGCGCGGAGGGCGGCTGCTTTTGTTCACGAACTCGTGGAACGTGAAGTGGGCAACCGATCACAACCCCGAGCTGAAGCTGGCCGAAGTCGGCAACGTCAATTTCTAG
- a CDS encoding ArsR/SmtB family transcription factor: MENAKSHDVQDDEQRQHVNSLEIQQLAEEFASCRKILLALGDENRQHLIVEMIGIGKCSGVRVGEITERTHLSRPAVSHHLQILKDAGLVKMRREGTKNYYYFDADAKAMNGLLHMLMHTKRIMEDQPDRSCIK; encoded by the coding sequence TTGGAAAACGCGAAATCACATGATGTGCAAGACGACGAGCAGCGGCAACACGTTAACTCACTCGAAATTCAACAGCTAGCCGAAGAGTTCGCGTCGTGCCGAAAAATCCTGCTGGCACTTGGCGACGAAAACCGCCAACACCTCATCGTCGAGATGATTGGAATCGGCAAGTGCAGTGGCGTTCGCGTAGGCGAGATCACGGAGCGCACGCATCTTTCCCGCCCTGCCGTGTCGCATCATCTGCAAATCCTTAAGGACGCGGGGCTGGTCAAGATGCGCCGCGAGGGCACGAAAAACTATTACTACTTCGACGCCGACGCAAAAGCCATGAACGGCCTGCTTCACATGCTCATGCACACAAAACGCATCATGGAAGACCAGCCCGATCGAAGCTGCATCAAGTAG
- a CDS encoding nitroreductase family protein translates to MELMEAIQQRHSVRQYTDEPIAADALAALQDEIAACNREGGLHIQLVVNEPKAFDSTMAHYGKFSGAKNYLALVGPKGSQLDELCGYYGERLVLKAQQLGLNTCWVAMTYKKIPGVFQVGANEKLTVVIALGHGETQGVTHKVKSAAEVSNLGSRLPAWFKAGVEAALLAPTAMNQQKFKLTLENGKVSAKAGMGFYAKVDLGIVKYHFEVGAGRENFTWA, encoded by the coding sequence ATGGAACTTATGGAAGCAATCCAGCAGCGCCACAGCGTGCGCCAATACACTGACGAGCCCATCGCGGCCGACGCGCTTGCTGCGCTGCAAGACGAAATCGCGGCGTGCAACCGCGAAGGCGGGCTGCACATCCAGCTTGTCGTGAACGAGCCGAAGGCGTTCGACAGCACCATGGCCCACTACGGCAAGTTCAGCGGCGCCAAAAACTACTTGGCGCTGGTGGGCCCGAAAGGCAGCCAGCTTGACGAGCTGTGCGGCTATTACGGCGAGCGCCTAGTGCTGAAGGCGCAGCAGCTGGGCCTGAACACTTGCTGGGTGGCCATGACGTACAAGAAGATTCCGGGCGTGTTCCAGGTGGGCGCCAACGAGAAGCTGACCGTGGTCATTGCGCTGGGACATGGGGAAACGCAAGGCGTGACGCACAAGGTGAAGTCCGCCGCCGAGGTAAGCAACCTGGGCAGCAGATTGCCGGCGTGGTTCAAGGCCGGCGTCGAGGCAGCGCTTCTGGCGCCCACGGCCATGAACCAGCAGAAGTTCAAGCTGACCTTGGAAAACGGCAAAGTGTCGGCAAAGGCAGGCATGGGCTTCTACGCGAAAGTGGACTTAGGCATCGTGAAATACCACTTCGAAGTGGGCGCCGGACGCGAGAATTTCACCTGGGCGTAA
- a CDS encoding SIR2 family NAD-dependent protein deacylase produces the protein MNWVNNAETFERDIARTAETINAADAVFVGVGAGLSTAAGFTYTGERFERHFADFHARYGFTDMYSGGFYPYATSEELWAFWRAVLENSQATYVCANYGEAVAPREIGGRSICINADLTKTIDALSAALGR, from the coding sequence ATGAACTGGGTAAACAATGCGGAAACGTTCGAGCGCGATATCGCACGCACGGCTGAGACGATTAATGCGGCCGATGCCGTGTTCGTGGGTGTCGGCGCGGGGCTTTCCACGGCGGCCGGGTTCACCTACACCGGCGAGCGCTTCGAGCGCCACTTCGCCGACTTCCACGCGCGCTACGGGTTCACCGACATGTACTCGGGCGGGTTCTATCCGTACGCCACCAGCGAGGAGTTGTGGGCGTTTTGGCGCGCCGTGCTGGAGAATTCGCAGGCCACGTACGTGTGCGCGAATTACGGCGAGGCGGTGGCGCCGCGCGAGATAGGGGGCCGATCCATCTGCATCAACGCCGATTTGACGAAGACGATCGACGCGCTCTCGGCGGCGCTCGGCCGCTAG
- the acgM gene encoding radical SAM/SPASM domain protein, ACGX system yields MMLVLNSCYDFCDRVGREPYSYITGGDPILHRDFWRLAEELHARGAKWCIMGNPFHLTDEVCRRMRELGCRKYQLSLDGATAAAHDLFRKPGSFDETLRAAGCIKRSGMWLVLMSTVSSMNAAELPDMISLAARIGADVFAFGRYCPTKAQRFEEFHMEPLEYRALLLACQERIDALAAAGCTTTFQKKDHLWTLLEWEQGRSTIPEGAACGKIYDGYYCGIAHMTVLPTGDVYACRRMESRIGNVREESMFDLFTGQNMEAHREFSKFEKCNCCKLRGWCRGCPAVAAGYTGNRYAPDPQCWMEMD; encoded by the coding sequence ATGATGCTTGTGCTGAACAGCTGCTATGACTTCTGCGACCGCGTCGGCCGCGAGCCGTACTCCTACATCACTGGCGGCGACCCCATCTTGCATCGCGATTTCTGGCGGTTGGCCGAAGAGCTGCACGCCCGCGGCGCGAAGTGGTGCATCATGGGCAACCCCTTCCACCTCACCGACGAGGTGTGTCGCCGCATGCGCGAACTGGGCTGCCGCAAGTACCAGCTGAGCCTAGACGGCGCCACCGCCGCCGCGCACGACCTGTTCCGCAAACCCGGCAGCTTCGACGAAACGCTGCGCGCGGCCGGCTGCATCAAGCGCAGCGGCATGTGGCTGGTGCTTATGAGCACGGTGAGCAGCATGAACGCCGCTGAGCTGCCCGACATGATCAGCTTGGCCGCCCGCATCGGTGCCGACGTGTTCGCGTTTGGGCGCTACTGTCCCACGAAGGCCCAGCGTTTCGAGGAATTCCACATGGAACCGCTGGAGTATCGCGCGCTGCTGCTTGCTTGCCAGGAGCGCATCGACGCGCTTGCCGCCGCCGGCTGCACCACCACGTTCCAGAAAAAAGACCACCTGTGGACGCTGCTGGAGTGGGAGCAGGGGCGCTCCACCATCCCGGAGGGCGCGGCGTGCGGCAAGATCTACGACGGCTATTACTGCGGCATCGCGCACATGACGGTGCTGCCAACCGGCGACGTGTACGCGTGCCGCCGTATGGAAAGCCGCATCGGCAACGTGCGCGAGGAAAGCATGTTCGACCTGTTCACGGGGCAGAATATGGAAGCGCATCGCGAGTTCTCGAAGTTCGAGAAGTGCAACTGCTGCAAGCTGCGCGGGTGGTGTCGCGGCTGCCCGGCCGTGGCGGCGGGCTACACGGGCAACAGGTACGCCCCTGACCCGCAATGCTGGATGGAAATGGATTAG
- a CDS encoding 4Fe-4S binding protein, whose translation MLAALPTRRLHRLDGAAPIEQARGYRITDSRIGCGTCQGVCPQGVIEEGDPFCIQAEHCLHCGACYEACPVQAIERTGE comes from the coding sequence CTGCTTGCGGCTCTGCCGACCCGAAGGCTGCACCGGCTTGACGGCGCGGCGCCCATCGAACAGGCTCGCGGCTACCGCATCACGGATAGCCGCATCGGTTGCGGAACCTGCCAGGGCGTCTGCCCGCAAGGCGTCATCGAGGAGGGCGACCCGTTCTGCATCCAAGCCGAGCACTGCCTGCACTGCGGCGCATGCTATGAAGCCTGCCCCGTCCAGGCCATCGAGCGAACCGGCGAATAA